The genomic segment AGTCGGGCCCGCACGCCGGGCGACCCGGGCTGGCTGATCGGCGGGTTCACGCTCGCTCCTCGACGCTGGCTGGGGTGGCCGCCCGCGTTGCCGGACGGCCACCGGCGGCCGGTCCCGTCACCGGCGGATCGGCCGGTTGAGCGGCGCTTGTGGGTTCGGCGGCGCTTGTCGGTTCGGCGGTGCCGGCTGGTTCGGTGGCGCTCGGCTGCCGGGGCTGCTGCTGGCCGAACCAGGGTCGGCGGCGGCGCAGCCGGGCCCAGCGGCCGGCCGGTCCCCGGTCCTGCCCGGCGACCCGGACGGCGGTGACCTCGGTACCGGCGTGCCGGACCGCCTCCTGCGCGGCCTGCGGCAGCGTGCGCAGCCCTTCGCCGGTGGTGGCCGCGGTGGGCCGCTGGTCGGCCGAGGCGAGCGCGGACAGCACGGTGGGCAGCAGCGCGGCGGCGGCGACCGCATAGCCCTCGGCGGACGGGTGGAACCGGTCCCAGGAGAACATCCGGTGCGGCTCGGCGGCGAACCTCGGGCCGATCAGGTCGCCGAGCGAGACCGTCCAGCCGCCGGCCTCGACCACCGCGACGGTCTGCGCGGCGGCCAGTTGGCGGCTCCACCGCCGGGCCAGCCAGCGCAGCGGCGGCTTGATCGGCTGGATGGCACCGAGGTCGGGGCAGGTGCCGACCACCACCTGGGCGCCGGCCGCCCGCAGCGCGCGGACCGCTTCGACCAGATGCCGGACCGCCGTCGGCAGTGGTGTGCGATTGGTCACATCGTTCCCGCCGACCAGAATCACCGCGATGTCCGGCTGCCGCTCAAGTGCGGCCTCGACCTGCGGCACCAGCCCTCGGGACAGGCTGCCGACCACCGCGTACCGGTAGAGCCGGACCGGCCGGCGCAGCCGCCGCGAGGTGCCGGTGGCCAGCAGCGCCCCGGGCGTCTCCCGCGGCCGGTGTACGCCGTAGCCGGCGGCCGACGAGTCGCCCAGCACCACCATGGTGATCGGCCGGCCCGGGAAGCGGGCGCCGTAGACACCGTCGCCGCGCGGCGGCGGGGCCTGCGCCTGCGGGATGGTGCGTCGGGCCTGCCGGGCCTGCCCGACCAGCACGCCGGTCGCCAGCGCGGTGGTCAGGGCACTCAGCCCGGCACCGACCAGCGCCGCCGTGGCCACCCGGCGGGCCACACGCCACGGGTGCGCCAAGCGCTCTGTCGAACCGGCCAGACTCATCGACAACTTCCCCCGCCTGCCGTCCTTGCCGCGGGTTTCGAGGCTATCTCGATCCGGCCCGACGCGCTGTCGGGGTTGCGGCCGGTGCCGGCTGGGTACCTTCATCAGACCTGTCGATGGCCGCCGGCGCGGCTTGCCGGACGGGTGCATCATGGGCGAGAGGAGGGTGCGGAGATGGCCAAGACACTCAAGCGGACCGCGGCGTTCACGGCGCTGGCCAGGGCGCTGACCTCCGGCGTACGGGGTGGGCCGTCGCTGGGGACCCGGCTCGCGGCGCTGCCGCGGATGATCCGGGCCACCGCCCGCGGCGAGTACGACGGCGGCCTGCGGATCGCGATGATGACCGCCGCCGCCGTCTACGTGGCGTCCCCGGTCGACCTGGTGCCCGAGCTGTTCCTGACCGTCTTCGGGCTGGCCGACGACATGCTGATGGTGACCTGGCTGGCCGGCTCCGTGCTCGCCGAGACGGAGCGGTTCCTGGCCTGGGAGGCCAAGCGCGCAACCGTCATCCCCGGTCACGCCGTGCCCTGACGGCACGTAGTCTGGGCTGCGCCGGTCCCACCTGGTGGACCGGTGCCGCCGGACGAGAAGGGCACGATGAGGTGCGCTACTACGACAACGTCGTCGAGTTGATCGGCAACACCCCGCTGGTTCGACTCCGAAACGTCAGTGCCGGGATCCCGGCACTGGTTCTCGCGAAGGTCGAGTACTTCAACCCGGGCGGCTCGGTCAAGGACCGGATCGCGCTGCGGATGGTGGAGGACGCCGAGCGGGCGGGGCTGCTCGGTCCCGGCGGCACCATCGTCGAGCCGACCAGCGGCAACACCGGCGTTGGGCTGGCCCTGGTGGCCCAGTTGCGCGGCTACCGCTGCGTCTTCGTCTGCCCGGACAAGGTCAGCGAGGACAAGCAGAACGTGATGAAGGCGTACGGCGCCGAGGTGGTGGTCTGCCCGACGGCCGTGGCGCCGGAGGACCCGCGTTCGTACTACAACGTCTCCGACCGGCTGGCCCGGGAGATCCCCGGCGCGTGGAAGCCCGACCAGTACGCCAACCCGGCCAACCCGCGTTCGCACTACGAGACCACCGGCCCCGAGGTGTGGGAGCAGACCGAGGGCCGGATCACCCACTTCGTGGCCGGCGTCGGCACCGGCGGGACGGTCTCCGGGATCGGCCGCTACCTCAAGGAGGTCTCCGGCGGCGCGGTGCGGATCATCGGCGCCGACCCGGAGGGCTCCGTCTACTCCGGCGGCAGCGGCCGCCCGTACCTGGTGGAGGGGGTCGGCGAGGACTTCTGGCCGACCACGTACGACCGGGAGATCTGTGACGAGATCGTGGAGGTCTCCGACAAGGCGTCGTTCGAGCTGACCCGGCGGCTGGCCCGCGAGGAAGGGTTGCTGGTCGGTGGCTCGTGCGGGATGGCCGCGGTGGCGGCGCTGGAGGTGGCCCGGCGGGCCGGCCCGGACGCGGTGGTGGTGGTGCTGCTGCCGGACGGTGGCCGGGGCTACCTCTCCAAGATCTTCAACGACGGCTGGATGACCCGGTACGGCTTCCTGGAGTCGGGCACCACCGAGGCGACGGTGGCCGAGGCGCTGGCCAGCAAGCCGAACGGGATGCCCGAGCTGATCCACGTGCACCCGACCGAAACGGTCCGCGACGCCATCGACTACATGCGCGAGTACGCCGTCTCCCAGCTTCCGGTCCTCAAGGCCGAGCCGCCGGTGGTGACCGGCGAGGTGGCCGGGTCGATCGCCGAGCGGGACCTGCTGGACGCGCTCTTCACCGGCCAGGCCCACCTGCACGACACCATCGAGCGGCACATGGGCCCGGCGCTGCCGATGATCGGTGGCGGCCAGCCGGTCAGCGAGGCGGTCGGCCTGCTGGAGAAGTCCGACGCCGCGCTGGTCCTGGTGGACGGCAAGCCCAAGGGCGTGCTGACCCGCCAGGACCTGCTGGCCCACCTCGGCGCCCGCTGACGGGCCGGTCAGCGGGCGGCCAGTTCGGTCGGGACCGTCACCACGTCGACGAGGGCGCCGCGGCGCAGCACGGTGATCGGCAGGCGGGTGCCGATCGCCGGGCCGAGCATCAGCTTGAGCAGCGCCTGGACGCTCTGCACCGGTCGGCCGCCGGCCGAGATGATCACGTCGCCGAGGTAGATCCCGGCGGCGCCGGCCGGGCTGCCCGGCACCACCTCCGCCACCCGCAGGCCGAGTCGCTGGCCGGTCCGCTCGGCGACCTGCGGCGGCAGCGGGACCGGTGAGCCGGCCACCCCGAGCCAGGCCCGGCGGACCCGCCCGTTGGTGACGAGTTCGCTGATGATCTGGCGGGTGGTGGCGTTGATCGGCACCGCGAGCCCGAGCCCGTAGCCGGCGACGGCGGTGTTGATGCCGACCACCCGGCCGGCGGAGTCGGCGAGCGCGCCACCGGAGTTGCCCGGGTTGAGGGCGGCGTCGGTCTGGATCACGTCGTCGATCAGCCGGACGTGCCGGCCGTCGCGGGCCGGCAGCGACCGGCGTAGGCCGGAGACGACGCCGGCGCTGACCGAGCCGGCCAGCCCCATCGGGTTGCCGACGGCGACCACGAGCTGCCCGACCTGGAGCCCGTCCGCGTCGCCGAGTTCGGCCCGCTGGGCGGTGTCGGTGACCTGGCCGCCGGTGGTGCGGGCGCGCAGCACCGCCAGGTCGGAGAGGGGGTCGGCGCCGACCACGTCGAACCGCGCCTCGGCGCCGTCGCCGAAGGTGGCCAGGCCACCCTGCGCGCCGGTCACCACGTGGGCGCTGGTGAGCAGGAATCCGTCGTCGGTGAAGGTGACCGCGGAACCGGCACCGGCCCCCCGGGCCGTCTGCACCGACAGCGCGGCGACGCTGGGCAGCACCCGCCCGGCCACGGCGGTCACCACCTGGGAGTACGCGTCGAGCGCCGCGCTCTCGACGCGTTCCGGTTCGATCTGTCCGGTGTTCATGACGCTGTCAACGTCGAGCGGGCGCCGTCGATGCCCGTCCGGGGTCCGCTCACAGCGAACACCGACCGGACCGCCCGTCAGGGCAGGTCGCGGACGTAGCGCAGCTGGCGGGTGGTGGCGGTGCCGATGTCGTCGTCGCGTTCGACGCCGTCCGGCGTCCAGCCGCAGCGGGCGTAGAAGTCGCGGGCGTGGCTGTTGCCGGCCAGCACCCAGAGCACGGCCCGCCGCCAGCCGCGCCGGTGCAGGGTGGCCAACGCGTCGGTCATCAACGCCCGGCCCACCCCCCGGCCCTGCTCGGCCGGGTGGACGTGGATCGCGGAGAGCTCGCCGACGTCCGGTTCGGCGTGGGCGTGCGGGCCGACGTAGCTGAACCCGATCAGCCGGCCGGCCCGCTCGGCCACCGTCATCAGGTGGCTGTCCCGCTCGTACTGCCAGCGCTCGGTCCAGTAACGGCCCATCTGGTCGGCGGTGACGGCGGCGAGCGCCTCGGCGGGCACGATGTCCCGGTAGGTGGTGGCCCGGGACAGGTGGTGCAGCGCGCCGACCGGCATCAGGTCGTCAGCGGTGGCCGGCCGCAGCTCGATCGTCACCCGGCAAACATAGGCGACCCCCGGGGCTTGCGCCTGTCGGCGCTGACCGGCTGGACTTGGCCGGCACCCCGGGGGTCGGATGGCTGTCGTGGTTTACGCCGCACCGCTGCCACACGGTCTCGGCGCCCGCCCGGTGGGCGGGAACTGTCGAGGACAGCGGCTAGCGGACAGCCACCTCACGAGTCCGATTGCTATACAAAGCTGGACCACCTCCCTTCCCGTGTACCGCCACGCTATCCAGCCAAGGTCAGCGGCGGCAACGATTTTTGCGGGCGGGGGCGAACACCCGGACCCGGTGGCCGGTACTCTGCACGCCACATCGTTGTTATGGATCTCCAGTGGGGGGAGACGTGACACATCCAGAGGACGCCGAGCCGGGCCTGGTCCGGGGCGGCGGTTGGACCGCGACCCCGGACCCCGGGGTGGCGGCGGGCACCGGGCCGGCCGGCTCGGCGGCCGCACCGCCGACCGGGCTGGCCGGCATGGCGACCCGCTTTCTCTTCGGCGAACAGCCCGGACCGGACGGCGAGGTGGTCGCCATCCGCCGCCAGGTGGCCCGGATCACCCTGGTCGGCGGCGCGCTGCTGGCGGTGATCGTGCTGGCCGCGGCCCTGGTGGTGCGGGCCGCCTCGCCGGATCGGGACTCGGCCATCACCGGCGAGGCCAACCGGGTACCGGCCTGGGTGTGGGCACCCGGCGACGGCGCACCGAGCGACGCCCCCGAGCCGTCCGACAGCCCGACCGGGACCCCGACCCCGACCCCGACTCCGGCGCCGGATCCGCCCGGTGGCTCGGGCGGGAACCCGGCACCGGAGCCGCCCCCGGCCACGTCGGCGGCGGCCGCCGCGCCGACCCCGACCCCGGCCGGTCTGCGCTCGAACGTCCAGCGGTCGCTGCGGCTGGCCGCCAGCCCGGACCGGTACGTGCGGCACCGCAGCGGCCTGGGCTTCGTCGACCAGGTGACCGGCAGCAGCCCGGCGGCAACCCGCGAGCAGGCCAGCTTCACGGTGGTGACCGGGCTGGCCGACCGGGACTGCTACTCGTTCCGGGGCGCGGACGGCCGCTACCTGCGACACTTCGCGTTCCGGATCCGGTACGACGCCGACGACCGCTCGGACGTCTTCGAACGGGACGCCACGTTCTGCCCGCGCTCGTTCGGCCGGGGCGGCGGGTCGATCGTGCTGGAGTCGGAGAACTTCCGCGGCCGGTTCATCCGCAACCGCAACGGAGAGCTCTTCCTCGACCCGATCGAATACTCGTCGTCCTTCGCCGAAAGCGTCACGTTCCAGGCCACCACCGCCTGGTCCTGACCCCGCACCGCACCCGGCTCCCTTGAATCAACGCGACCGGTAGGCGTCGGCGCGGTGTTCGATGGCCGTCACGGTCACGACGCGGTCGTCCTCGTCGATCTCGTAGAGGACACGGTACGTGCCGCGCCTGGCCGACCAGGTGCCTTCGTACGGCGGCAGGAGAAGTCGTTTGCCGACGCGATGCGGGTTGTCGAGGAGGGCGGTGGTGATGAACTCGTAGACGGCGGCGGAGATCTTCTCTGGTAGCCGTCCGGCCAAGGCGCGTGCGGCCGGGCCGGTGACCTGAAGTCGGTAGCGGCCGGGGTCCGGACGGGTCACCTTGCCTGCTTCGATCGCTTTGCCATCAGCGCTGCGAGTTCGTCGGCGTCGAGGACGTCACCGGCTTCGACGGCGGCCTTGGACTCGCCAAGTTGCCGCATGGCCTCGGCGCTGGAGAGAACCTCCAGGGTCTCTTCCAACGCGGCGAGGTCGTCGGCGGAAATGAGCACGGCGGCGGCGTGGCCGTGCCTGGTGATCTCTATCCGCTCATGGGTCGAGGCCACCTCGTCGATGAGTTCCGAAAGGCGGTTGCGGGCCTCAGTGAACGGCACGGCAGTCATGCTCGAAGTGTAGCCAGATTCTGGCGCGAAGTCTGTACAGAATTCCGGCCAAGGCCACCGGGCACTAAGCCGCCCGGTGGCCTGTGACGGCTAGGCGGTCTTCGCGACACCTATGGGGCAGGTCATGCCGTTCGGGCCGTGGTTGCAGTAACCGTTCGGGTTCTTGGTCGGGGCCAGGTACTGCTGGTGGTAGCTCTCGGCGAAGTAGTACTCCCGCAGCGGCTCGATCTCGGTGGTGATCTCACCGAGGCCGGCCTTCGCCACCACCGGCGCGAACGCCTCCCGGGACGCCTGCGCCACCGCCAACTGCTCGTCCTCGGTGGTGTAGATCGTCGACCGGTACTGCGTACCGATGTCGTTGCCCTGTCGCATGCCCTGGGTGGGGTCGTGGTTCTCCCAGAACACCTTCAGCAGCTGCTCGTAGCTGATCTGAGCCGGGTCGTAGACCACCTCGACCACCTCGGCGTGCCCGGTGTAACCGGAGCAGACCTCCTCATACGTGGGATTCGGGGTGATACCGCCCGCGTATCCCACCGAGGTCGTGATCACCCCGGGCAGGGTCCAGAACAGTCGCTCGGCGCCCCAGAAACATCCCATCCCGAACACGGCGACCTTCGCCCCGTCCGGCCACGGACCCTGCAACGGGGTGCCCAGCACCTCGTGCGTGCCGACGACCGGGATCGGTGTCTCCCGACCGGGTAGCGCCTGGTCGGGGTTGGGCAGGTTGCCCTTCATCCGGCGTAGGAACACGGTCGACTCCTCTCCCGCGGCTGCCTCTACGCAGCCGTCTAGAGCGTGTAACAACGCGAGCCTTCCCATCCTTACCCGGCCCCGCGCCGACCTATCAGCCGGCCTGCGGTCAGCGGTAGCTGCGGGCCTGGATCGCGTAGAGCCGGGCGTAGTGGCCGCCGGCGGCCATCAGCTCGGTGTGCGTACCGGATTCGGCGATCTTCCCGTCGGCCAGCACGATGATCAGGTCGGCCATCCCGACCGTGGAGAACCGGTGCGAGATGAGCAGCGTGATGGTGCCGTGTGCGCCGGCCGCCGACCGGGCCGCCCCGACGAACCTCTCGAACAGGTCGTGTTCGGCCTGTGGGTCCAGCGCGGCCGTCGGCTCGTCCAGGACCAGCAACAACGGATCGGTACGCATCAGCCCGCGGGCCAGCGCCAGCTTCTGCCACTGCCCCTGGGACAGCTCGGCCCCGCCGAACTCCCGGCCGAGCGGGGTGTCCAGGCCGGCGGGGAGGTCGGCGACCACCGGGTCGGCGCCGGCCTCGGCCACCGCCCGGCCGATCACCGCGTCGTCGTCGCGGCGGCCCAGGTCACCGACCCCGACCGCGTGCCTGGCACTGAACTGGAACTTCACGAAGTCCTGGAACGCCCCGCTGGTCCGCTCCCGCCACCGCACCGGGTCCAGCTCGGTCAGCGGTACGCCGTCCACGGTCACCCGCCCGACGTCCGGCCGGTAGAGCCCGGTCAGCAGCTTGACCAGGGTGGTCTTGCCGGCTCCGTTCACCCCGACCAGGGCGACCGTGGCGCCGGCCGGCAACCGCACCGACACGTCCCGCAGCACCTCCTCGCCGGTGCCCGGATAGCGGAAGGTGACGTTCTCCAGGGCGATGCCGGTGCGCAACCGGTCCGGCGGCACCGCCCGGCCGGCCGCGGCGGCGGTGCGCTCGTACTCGACCAGCCAGCGGTAGTCGTCGATCGCGTGTCCGGTCTGGGCCACCCCGCCGATGCCGGCGGCCGTGATCATGACCTGCGCCCGGAGCAGGCTGCCGAGGGTGATGACCAGCACCAGGTCGCCGGTGCTGGCGCGGCCGTCGGCGGCGAGCCGGGCCACGAAACCGATCGCCGCGACGAAGCCGGCCGCGTACAGCGCCCAGCCGAACAGCTGCCACCCGGCGCTGCGGACCTGCGCCCGGCGCCGGGCGTCGAGGACCTGCTCCCAGAGCTGGTCGGCGCGCCGGTCCAGCACGTCGGTCGCCTGCGCGATCCGGGTCTCCTTCGCCGGCTCGGCGGTGATGCAGAGCTCGTGCAGCTCGTGTTCGGTACGGGTCAGCTCGGCCGTCGCCTGGTGCGCCCGCCGGACCAGGGTGCTGCCCCGGTGGGCAAACCAGAGCGGCGGCACCGCGAGCACCGCGAGCCCGGCCAGCACCGGGTGTACGGCGCCCAGCAGCGACATGCTCAGCCCGACGCTGAGCAGCGCCGCCCCGGTCTCGCTCAGCGTCCATGCCGACGCGGCCAGCCCGTACGTGTTGTTGCGCAGCAGCTTGAGTCGGTCCTGGTAGTCCG from the Solwaraspora sp. WMMD1047 genome contains:
- a CDS encoding GDSL-type esterase/lipase family protein; protein product: MSLAGSTERLAHPWRVARRVATAALVGAGLSALTTALATGVLVGQARQARRTIPQAQAPPPRGDGVYGARFPGRPITMVVLGDSSAAGYGVHRPRETPGALLATGTSRRLRRPVRLYRYAVVGSLSRGLVPQVEAALERQPDIAVILVGGNDVTNRTPLPTAVRHLVEAVRALRAAGAQVVVGTCPDLGAIQPIKPPLRWLARRWSRQLAAAQTVAVVEAGGWTVSLGDLIGPRFAAEPHRMFSWDRFHPSAEGYAVAAAALLPTVLSALASADQRPTAATTGEGLRTLPQAAQEAVRHAGTEVTAVRVAGQDRGPAGRWARLRRRRPWFGQQQPRQPSATEPAGTAEPTSAAEPTSAAQPADPPVTGPAAGGRPATRAATPASVEERA
- a CDS encoding DUF1232 domain-containing protein, with product MAKTLKRTAAFTALARALTSGVRGGPSLGTRLAALPRMIRATARGEYDGGLRIAMMTAAAVYVASPVDLVPELFLTVFGLADDMLMVTWLAGSVLAETERFLAWEAKRATVIPGHAVP
- a CDS encoding cystathionine beta-synthase → MRYYDNVVELIGNTPLVRLRNVSAGIPALVLAKVEYFNPGGSVKDRIALRMVEDAERAGLLGPGGTIVEPTSGNTGVGLALVAQLRGYRCVFVCPDKVSEDKQNVMKAYGAEVVVCPTAVAPEDPRSYYNVSDRLAREIPGAWKPDQYANPANPRSHYETTGPEVWEQTEGRITHFVAGVGTGGTVSGIGRYLKEVSGGAVRIIGADPEGSVYSGGSGRPYLVEGVGEDFWPTTYDREICDEIVEVSDKASFELTRRLAREEGLLVGGSCGMAAVAALEVARRAGPDAVVVVLLPDGGRGYLSKIFNDGWMTRYGFLESGTTEATVAEALASKPNGMPELIHVHPTETVRDAIDYMREYAVSQLPVLKAEPPVVTGEVAGSIAERDLLDALFTGQAHLHDTIERHMGPALPMIGGGQPVSEAVGLLEKSDAALVLVDGKPKGVLTRQDLLAHLGAR
- a CDS encoding trypsin-like peptidase domain-containing protein, which produces MNTGQIEPERVESAALDAYSQVVTAVAGRVLPSVAALSVQTARGAGAGSAVTFTDDGFLLTSAHVVTGAQGGLATFGDGAEARFDVVGADPLSDLAVLRARTTGGQVTDTAQRAELGDADGLQVGQLVVAVGNPMGLAGSVSAGVVSGLRRSLPARDGRHVRLIDDVIQTDAALNPGNSGGALADSAGRVVGINTAVAGYGLGLAVPINATTRQIISELVTNGRVRRAWLGVAGSPVPLPPQVAERTGQRLGLRVAEVVPGSPAGAAGIYLGDVIISAGGRPVQSVQALLKLMLGPAIGTRLPITVLRRGALVDVVTVPTELAAR
- a CDS encoding GNAT family N-acetyltransferase is translated as MTIELRPATADDLMPVGALHHLSRATTYRDIVPAEALAAVTADQMGRYWTERWQYERDSHLMTVAERAGRLIGFSYVGPHAHAEPDVGELSAIHVHPAEQGRGVGRALMTDALATLHRRGWRRAVLWVLAGNSHARDFYARCGWTPDGVERDDDIGTATTRQLRYVRDLP
- a CDS encoding AbfB domain-containing protein, whose translation is MTHPEDAEPGLVRGGGWTATPDPGVAAGTGPAGSAAAPPTGLAGMATRFLFGEQPGPDGEVVAIRRQVARITLVGGALLAVIVLAAALVVRAASPDRDSAITGEANRVPAWVWAPGDGAPSDAPEPSDSPTGTPTPTPTPAPDPPGGSGGNPAPEPPPATSAAAAAPTPTPAGLRSNVQRSLRLAASPDRYVRHRSGLGFVDQVTGSSPAATREQASFTVVTGLADRDCYSFRGADGRYLRHFAFRIRYDADDRSDVFERDATFCPRSFGRGGGSIVLESENFRGRFIRNRNGELFLDPIEYSSSFAESVTFQATTAWS
- a CDS encoding type II toxin-antitoxin system RelE/ParE family toxin, whose product is MTRPDPGRYRLQVTGPAARALAGRLPEKISAAVYEFITTALLDNPHRVGKRLLLPPYEGTWSARRGTYRVLYEIDEDDRVVTVTAIEHRADAYRSR
- a CDS encoding type II toxin-antitoxin system Phd/YefM family antitoxin, with the protein product MTAVPFTEARNRLSELIDEVASTHERIEITRHGHAAAVLISADDLAALEETLEVLSSAEAMRQLGESKAAVEAGDVLDADELAALMAKRSKQAR
- the msrA gene encoding peptide-methionine (S)-S-oxide reductase MsrA; this encodes MFLRRMKGNLPNPDQALPGRETPIPVVGTHEVLGTPLQGPWPDGAKVAVFGMGCFWGAERLFWTLPGVITTSVGYAGGITPNPTYEEVCSGYTGHAEVVEVVYDPAQISYEQLLKVFWENHDPTQGMRQGNDIGTQYRSTIYTTEDEQLAVAQASREAFAPVVAKAGLGEITTEIEPLREYYFAESYHQQYLAPTKNPNGYCNHGPNGMTCPIGVAKTA
- a CDS encoding ABC transporter ATP-binding protein, translated to MTGRLRVVRHVLAIAFRDNKLQVVGAILLVNLVAVAAAATGWAQRWLVDSAGLGSAAGVLGAAALGAAGFMMVTAGSRVQGSLRTDLSAAVSVALNQEILGRAARIATIEHLERPDYQDRLKLLRNNTYGLAASAWTLSETGAALLSVGLSMSLLGAVHPVLAGLAVLAVPPLWFAHRGSTLVRRAHQATAELTRTEHELHELCITAEPAKETRIAQATDVLDRRADQLWEQVLDARRRAQVRSAGWQLFGWALYAAGFVAAIGFVARLAADGRASTGDLVLVITLGSLLRAQVMITAAGIGGVAQTGHAIDDYRWLVEYERTAAAAGRAVPPDRLRTGIALENVTFRYPGTGEEVLRDVSVRLPAGATVALVGVNGAGKTTLVKLLTGLYRPDVGRVTVDGVPLTELDPVRWRERTSGAFQDFVKFQFSARHAVGVGDLGRRDDDAVIGRAVAEAGADPVVADLPAGLDTPLGREFGGAELSQGQWQKLALARGLMRTDPLLLVLDEPTAALDPQAEHDLFERFVGAARSAAGAHGTITLLISHRFSTVGMADLIIVLADGKIAESGTHTELMAAGGHYARLYAIQARSYR